Proteins encoded together in one Quercus lobata isolate SW786 chromosome 3, ValleyOak3.0 Primary Assembly, whole genome shotgun sequence window:
- the LOC115979279 gene encoding erlin-2-like isoform X2, giving the protein MDTHQPRPATPLSPHGGGGGGGFSAILTVFLSFIAIFAMIVIPSSSTIRNGFSILHQVPEGHVGVYWRGGALLKTITDPGFHLKLPFITHYEPVQVTLQTDQVRDIPCGTKGGVMINFEKIEIDEKMKDALQGDCTRYAPGIEIISVRVTKPKIPESIRRNFEQMEEERTKVLIAIEKQRVVEKEAETNKKMAISEAEKVANVSKILMEQKLMEKDSVRKQQEIENQIYMARQKSLADADFYRLLKEAEANKLKLTPQFLELKFIEAIADNTKIFFGEKIPNMFLDQRLLGNFLQQLSRNVSEEEKSTA; this is encoded by the exons ATGGATACACATCAACCGAGACCCGCAACTCCCCTTTCTCCTCACGGCGGCGGCGGTGGAGGTGGTTTTTCTGCGATTCTCACAGTCTTCCTATCCTTCATCGCAATCTTCGCCATG aTAGTGATTCCTTCATCATCAACTATTAGGAATGGTTTTTCCATTCTGCACCAAGTCCCAGAAGGCCATGTTGGGGTTTACTGGAGAGGAGGTGCCCTTCTAAAGACGATTACCGATCCAG GTTTTCATCTGAAGCTGCCTTTTATAACCCATTATGAGCCTGTTCAAGTAACCCTTCAGACAGATCAG GTGAGGGATATTCCTTGTGGTACCAAAGGAGGTGTAATGATTAACTTTGAGAAGATAGAG attgatgaaaagatgaaagaTGCTCTCCAGGGTGACTGCACACGTTATGCTCCAGGAATTGAAATCATTAGTGTTCGCGTTACAAAGCCAAAAATCCCCGAAAGCATAAGACGCAATTTTGAACAGATGGAAGAAGAACGTACTAAG GTCTTAATTGCTATTGAGAAACAGAGAGTTGTTGAGAAAGAGGCAgagacaaataagaaaatggCTATCAGTGAAGCTGAGAAGGTTGCAAATGTGAGCAAGATCCTTATGGAACAGAAGTTGATGGAAAAGGATAGTGTCAGGAAGCAGCAAGAAATTGAGAACCAGATATACATGGCTCGGCAAAAGAGTTTGGCCGATGCAGATTTCTACCG TTTACTGAAGGAAGCTGAAGCAAACAAGTTGAAGCTGACACCGCAATTTCTTGAGCTTAAATTCATCGAGGCCATAGCTgataatacaaaaattttctttggggAAAAg ATACCTAATATGTTTTTGGATCAGAGACTGCTTGGGAACTTCCTGCAACAGTTATCTAGGAATGTGTCTGAAGAGGAGAAATCAacagcttaa
- the LOC115979279 gene encoding erlin-2-B-like isoform X1, with protein sequence MDTHQPRPATPLSPHGGGGGGGFSAILTVFLSFIAIFAMIVIPSSSTIRNGFSILHQVPEGHVGVYWRGGALLKTITDPGFHLKLPFITHYEPVQVTLQTDQVRDIPCGTKGGVMINFEKIEVVNRLHKDYVHDTLLNYGVQYDNTWIYDKIHHEINQFCSSHSLQQVYIDVFDQIDEKMKDALQGDCTRYAPGIEIISVRVTKPKIPESIRRNFEQMEEERTKVLIAIEKQRVVEKEAETNKKMAISEAEKVANVSKILMEQKLMEKDSVRKQQEIENQIYMARQKSLADADFYRLLKEAEANKLKLTPQFLELKFIEAIADNTKIFFGEKIPNMFLDQRLLGNFLQQLSRNVSEEEKSTA encoded by the exons ATGGATACACATCAACCGAGACCCGCAACTCCCCTTTCTCCTCACGGCGGCGGCGGTGGAGGTGGTTTTTCTGCGATTCTCACAGTCTTCCTATCCTTCATCGCAATCTTCGCCATG aTAGTGATTCCTTCATCATCAACTATTAGGAATGGTTTTTCCATTCTGCACCAAGTCCCAGAAGGCCATGTTGGGGTTTACTGGAGAGGAGGTGCCCTTCTAAAGACGATTACCGATCCAG GTTTTCATCTGAAGCTGCCTTTTATAACCCATTATGAGCCTGTTCAAGTAACCCTTCAGACAGATCAG GTGAGGGATATTCCTTGTGGTACCAAAGGAGGTGTAATGATTAACTTTGAGAAGATAGAG GTTGTTAACCGGCTTCACAAGGACTATGTGCATGACACTCTGCTGAACTATGGGGTGCAGTATGACAATACATGGATATATGACAAAATTCATCACGAGATCAATCAATTTTGCAGCTCTCACTCTCTTCAGCAAGTCTACATTGATGTTTTTGATCAA attgatgaaaagatgaaagaTGCTCTCCAGGGTGACTGCACACGTTATGCTCCAGGAATTGAAATCATTAGTGTTCGCGTTACAAAGCCAAAAATCCCCGAAAGCATAAGACGCAATTTTGAACAGATGGAAGAAGAACGTACTAAG GTCTTAATTGCTATTGAGAAACAGAGAGTTGTTGAGAAAGAGGCAgagacaaataagaaaatggCTATCAGTGAAGCTGAGAAGGTTGCAAATGTGAGCAAGATCCTTATGGAACAGAAGTTGATGGAAAAGGATAGTGTCAGGAAGCAGCAAGAAATTGAGAACCAGATATACATGGCTCGGCAAAAGAGTTTGGCCGATGCAGATTTCTACCG TTTACTGAAGGAAGCTGAAGCAAACAAGTTGAAGCTGACACCGCAATTTCTTGAGCTTAAATTCATCGAGGCCATAGCTgataatacaaaaattttctttggggAAAAg ATACCTAATATGTTTTTGGATCAGAGACTGCTTGGGAACTTCCTGCAACAGTTATCTAGGAATGTGTCTGAAGAGGAGAAATCAacagcttaa